One Siniperca chuatsi isolate FFG_IHB_CAS linkage group LG5, ASM2008510v1, whole genome shotgun sequence DNA window includes the following coding sequences:
- the acacb gene encoding acetyl-CoA carboxylase isoform X2, translated as MLPFAVLGLILWILLLLWRINTKTVAMPLKGDESPSGCGLPPAEEDAPATQSPHPGEYSLSTVPTTSTHNEDNRASVGLKVKTLDAEALQVSSEGKSEKPSLLPTTQKPFKTKVPMLSSGPEARERLKFILGASEDNSSDEEPLVTKPPRGASQPPTSVPRSSPQQTSSVVPQSSSSSIKSSMSGLHLVKKGREHRKMDLQRDFTVASPAEFVIRFGGNRVIEKVLIANNGIAAVKCMRSIRRWSYEMFRNERTVRFVVMVTPEDLKANAEYIKMADHYVPVPGGPNNNNYANVELIVDIAKRIPVQAVWAGWGHASENPKLPELLNKAGISFLGPSSKAMWALGDKVASSIVAQSADIPTLPWSGSGLRVDWAEEDQTLGNVISVPPEVYTKGCVQDVDDGLAGAERIGYPVIIKASEGGGGKGIRKVESSEDFPSFFRQVQTEVPGSPIFIMQLAQHARHLEVQILADEYGNAISLFGRDCSIQRRHQKIIEEAPATIAAPSTLEQMEQYAVRLAKMVGYVSAGTVEYLFSEDGSFHFLELNPRLQVEHPCTEMIGDVNLPAAQLQIAMGIPLHRIKDIRLLYGETPWGDTIINFETPDCMPSPRGHVIAVRITSENPDEGFKPSSGTVQELNFRSSKNVWGYFSVGATGGLHEFADSQFGHCFSWGENREEAISNMVVAMKELSIRGDFRTTVEYLIKLLETESFRNNDIDTGWLDHLIAEKVQAERPDTMLGIVCGALHVADASFRKSMSDYLHSLERGQVLPAASLLNSVSVDLIYEGVKFCLKVARQSPTTYVIMMNGSNIEIDVHRLSDGGLLLCYDGSSHTTYMKEEVDSYRITVGNKTCVFEKEKDPTVLRSPSAGKLLQYMVEDGGHICAGETYAEIEVMKMVMTLTVQQSGCVHFVKRPGAVLQPGCVVAHIDLDDPSSIHRVELNTAILPPQQPLPIVGGKLHQVFHSVLENLGKVMDGYCLEEPYFSSKLKQWVATLMKTLRDPSLPLMELQEIMTSVAGRIPPGVEKDIRKVMAQYASNITSVLCQFPSQRIANILDSHAATLQRKADREVFFMNTQSIVQLVQRYRSGIRGYTKSVVLDLLKRYLQVEIQFQQAHYDKCVINLREQHKPDMSPVLEYIFSHAQVPKKNILVTMLIDQLCGRDSTLADELMAILNELTQLSKMENSKVALRARQVLIASHLPSYELRHNQVESIFLSAIDMYGHQFCPENLKKLILSETSIFDVLPNFFYHSNQVVCMAALEVYVRRAYIAYELNSIQHHQLQDGTCAVDFQFMLPSSHPNRGSSPTLNRIPVPVSGSSQFKMRRQSSELFMEEAWSPPCQRMGAMVAFQCFDDFKRNVDEVLASFAEPLLESAPFSESCSSLYEEENFKNMKENPIHIINVSIKTADTKDDDALVTAFTAFAQSKKAVLFECGIRRITFLIAQKREFPKFFTFRARDGFQEDRIYRNLEPALAFQLELNRMRNFDLTAVPCANHKMHLYLGAARVQEGAEVTDYRFFIRAIIRHSDLITKEASFEYLQNEGERLLLEAMDELEVAFSNTSVRTDCNHIFLNFVPTVIMDPSKIEESVRSMVMRYGIRLWKLRVMQAELKINIRLTPTGNAVPIRLFLTNESGYYLDISLYKEVTDPSSGQIMFKSYGDKQGPLHGMLINTPYVTKDLLQAKRFQAQTLGTTYVYDFPEMFRQALFKLWGPGDKHPKDVLMCTELVLDPQGRLVQMNRLPGDNNVGMVAFRMKMKTPEYPEGRDIIVICNDITHMIGSFGPQEDELFLRASELARAEGIPRIYIAANSGARIGLAEEIKHMFQVAWIDPADPYKGFKYLYLTPQDYTRISSTNAVHCHHVEEGGESRYIITDVIGKDEGLGVENLRGSGTIAGESSQAYQEIITISMVTCRAIGIGAYLVRLGQRVIQVENSHIILTGAGALNKVLGREVYTSNNQLGGIQIMHNNGVTHSTVPDDFEGVFTILQWLSYMPKNKHSPVPVIATTDPVDREIEYTPTKAPYDPRWMLAGRPHPTGKGAWQSGFFDHGSFMEIMGSWAQTVVVGRARLGGIPLGVIAVETRTVEFTVPADPANLDSESKVLQQAGQVWFPDSAFKTAQAICDFNREHLPLMVFANWRGFSGGMKDMYDQILKFGAYIVDALREFRQPVLVYIPPHAELRGGSWVVIDPTINPLCMELYADRESRGGVLEAEGTVEIKFRRKDLLKTMKRLDSVYASLVEQLASPELSDKQCLELESKLKAREEFLLPIYHQVAVQFVDLHDTPGRMQEKGVITDILDWKNVRTFFYWRLRRLLLEQVVKCEILQANKDLSDGHMQSMLRRWFVETEGTVKAYLWDNNQAVVEWLEKHLSEEDGTRSAIQENIKYLRRENTLKHIRSLVQANPDVAMDCIIHMSHIITPSQRAKLSHLLATMDSTSTS; from the exons TCTCGGAGCATCAGAGGATAACTCTTCAGACGAGGAACCTCTGGTCACCAAACCTCCAAGGGGCGCATCTCAGCCACCGACCTCCGTCCCCAGATCTTCTCCTCAGCAGACGTCCTCTGTAGTTCCACAGTCCAGCTCCTCAAGCATCAA GTCTAGCATGTCTGGTCTTCACTTGGTGAAAAAAGGACGTGAACACAGAAAGATGGATCTGCAGAGGGACTTCACTGTGGCCTCTCCTGCTGAGTTTGTCATCCGATTTGGTGGCAACCGGGTCATCGAAAAA GTGCTGATAGCTAACAATGGGATAGCCGCAGTCAAATGTATGCGTTCTATCCGTCGCTGGTCCTACGAAATGTTTCGCAATGAAAGGACCGTCCgttttgttgtcatggtaaccCCTGAAGACTTGAAAGCTAATGCAG AATACATTAAAATGGCAGATCATTATGTGCCTGTACCCGGTGGGCCCAACAATAACAACTACGCCAACGTAGAGCTGATAGTGGACATTGCTAAAAGAATCCCAGTGCAG GCTGTGTGGGCTGGTTGGGGTCATGCCTCAGAAAATCCCAAACTGCCCGAGCTGTTGAACAAAGCAGGAATATCATTCTTAG GGCCGTCCAGTAAGGCCATGTGGGCTCTCGGGGATAAGGTGGCTTCTTCCATTGTGGCTCAGAGTGCTGACATTCCCACACTACCATGGAGCGGATCAG GTCTGAGAGTGGACTGGGCAGAGGAGGACCAAACACTGGGCAATGTAATCAGTGTTCCTCCAGAGGTCTACACAAAGGGCTGCGTTCAGGATGTAGATGATGGGCTGGCA GGGGCTGAGAGAATTGGTTATCCGGTTATTATCAAGGCCTCTGAGGGTGGAGGTGGAAAGGGTATACGGAAAGTAGAAAGTTCTGAGGATTTTCCAAGTTTCTTTAGACAG GTTCAGACAGAGGTGCCTGGCTCACCTATCTTCATCATGCAGCTGGCTCAGCATGCGAGACACCTTGAGGTTCAGATACTTGCTGATGAGTATGGAAATGCCATCTCTCTTTTTGGACGAGATTGCTCCATCCAGAGAAGGCACCAGAAGATCATCGAGGAGGCGCCTGCCACCATAGCTGCTCCCTCAACATTGGAGCAAATGGAACAG TATGCTGTGCGACTGGCCAAGATGGTGGGCTACGTGAGTGCAGGCACTGTGGAATATCTCTTCTCTGAAGACGGAAGTTTCCATTTCCTGGAACTGAATCCTCGCCTGCAGGTGGAACATCCCTGTACAGAGATGATCGGAGATGTAAACCTGCCTGCTGCCCAGCTTCAG ATTGCGATGGGCATCCCCCTTCATAGAATTAAGGACATCCGCTTGCTTTATGGAGAAACTCCGTGGGGCGACACCATCATTAACTTTGAGACTCCTGACTGCATGCCAAGTCCAAGAGGGCACGTCATAGCTGTTCGGATCACCAGTGAGAACCCTGACGAG GGGTTCAAGCCCAGTTCTGGCACTGTGCAGGAGCTGAACTTCCGCAGCAGTAAAAATGTCTGGGGTTATTTCAGTGTGGGGGCAACTGGTGGCCTGCATGAATTTGCAGACTCCCAGTTTGGACACTGTTTCTCCTGGGGCGAGAACCGTGAAGAAGCCATTTc GAACATGGTGGTGGCTATGAAGGAGCTGTCCATCAGAGGTGACTTCAGGACCACGGTTGAATACCTCATTAAGTTACTAGAGACAGAAAGCTTCAGAAACAATGACATCGACACTGGCTGGCTGGATCATCTCATTGCAGAGAAAGTGCAG GCGGAGAGACCAGATACCATGCTGGGTATTGTTTGTGGTGCTTTGCATGTTGCTGATGCAAGCTTCCGAAAGAGCATGTCTGACTACCTACATTCACTGGAGAG AGGCCAAGTACTGCCTGCAGCCAGTCTCCTCAACTCTGTCAGTGTGGACCTAATATATGAAGGAGTCAAGTTCTGCCTCAAG GTGGCTCGCCAATCCCCAACAACATATGTCATCATGATGAATGGCTCCAACATCGAGATAGATGTCCATAGGCTGAGTGATGGTGGCCTCCTGCTGTGCTATGATGGCAGCAGCCACACCACCTACATGAAAGAGGAAGTGGACAG CTACCGCATCACTGTTGGCAACAAGACTTGTGTATTTGAGAAGGAGAAGGATCCCACGGTGCTGAGGTCGCCTTCTGCTGGTAAACTGCTGCAGTACATGGTTGAGGATGGAGGCCACATTTGTGCAGGAGAGACATACGCAGAGATTGAG GTGATGAAGATGGTGATGACTTTGACTGTGCAGCAGTCTGGTTGTGTCCACTTTGTCAAGAGACCTGGAGCAGTTCTGCAGCCTGGCTGTGTGGTGGCACATATAGACCTGGATGACCCCAGCAGTATACATCGG GTGGAGCTCAACACAGCCATACTGCCACCCCAGCAGCCACTGCCCATTGTTGGGGGAAAACTTCATCAGGTGTTTCACAGCGTGCTGGAAAACTTGGGTAAAGTCATGGACGGCTACTGCCTTGAAGAGCCCTACTTCAGCAGCAAG CTGAAACAATGGGTGGCTACCCTGATGAAGACTTTAAGGGACCCCTCGCTGCCACTGATGGAACTCCAGGAGATTATGACGAGTGTGGCGGGTCGCATTCCTCCTGGCGTGGAGAAAGATATCCGTAAAGTCATGGCCCAGTACGCGAGCAACATCACCTCTGTCCTCTGCCAATTCCCCAGCCAAAGG ATTGCAAATATTCTAGACAGCCATGCAGCAACTCTACAGAGGAAGGCTGACCGAGAGGTGTTCTTCATGAACACTCAGAGTATCGTTCAGCTGGTACAGAg GTACCGCAGTGGAATTCGTGGCTATACGAAGTCTGTGGTTCTCGATCTGCTCAAGCGATATCTGCAAGTAGAGATACAGTTTCAGCAAG CTCACTATGACAAGTGTGTGATCAACCTGAGAGAGCAGCACAAACCTGACATGAGTCCTGTGCTGGAGTACATCTTCTCTCATGCCCAGGTCCCCAAGAAGAACATCCTAGTCACAATGCTCATA GACCAACTTTGTGGAAGGGATTCCACGCTAGCAGATGAGCTGATGGCCATTCTGAACGAGCTCACGCAGCTTAGCAAGATGGAGAACTCAAAGGTGGCACTGAGAGCCAGACAG GTCTTGATTGCCTCCCATTTACCATCATACGAACTGAGGCACAACCAGGTGGAGTCCATCTTCCTGTCAGCCATTGATATGTATGGCCACCAGTTTTGTCCAGAAAACTTGAAG AAACTCATTCTCTCCGAAACCTCCATTTTTGATGTTTTGCCCAATTTCTTCTAtcactccaatcaagttgtctGCATGGCTGCCTTGGAG GTGTATGTGCGCAGAGCTTACATCGCCTATGAGCTGAATAGCATCCAGCATCACCAGCTGCAGGATGGAACATGCGCTGTAGACTTCCAGTTTATGCTACCGTCATCACATCCGAACAG AGGGAGCAGCCCTACTCTGAACAG GATTCCTGTGCCAGTGAGTGGATCAAGCCAGTTTAAAATGAGGCGGCAGAGTAGTGAGCTCTTCATGGAGGAAGCCTGGTCTCCACCCTGCCAGCGAATGGGCGCCATGGTGGCTTTCCAGTGTTTTGACGACTTTAAAAG gAATGTTGATGAAGTTCTCGCCAGCTTTGCAGAACCACTCTTGGAGAGTGCTCCGTTCTCAGAGTCCTGCTCCAGTCTCTATGAGGAGGAGAACTTCAAG AATATGAAGGAGAACCCAATCCACATCATTAATGTGTCCATAAAAACAGCAGACACAAAAGATGACGATGCTTTGGTTACAGCCTTCACTGCCTTTGCCCAGTCAAAG aaagCTGTCCTCTTTGAGTGTGGAATCAGGAGAATCACATTTTTGATTGCACAGAAG AGAGAATTTCCCAAGTTCTTCACTTTCAGAGCTAGAGATGgg TTCCAGGAGGATCGTATTTACCGTAATCTGGAGCCAGCTTTAGCGTTTCAGCTGGAGCTGAACCGCATGAGGAACTTTGACCTGACAGCCGTTCCCTGTGCCAACCACAAGATGCACCTCTACCTCGGTGCTGCTCGTGTGCAGGAGGGGGCTGAAGTCACAGACTACCGCTTCTTCATACGAGCTATTATCCGCCACTCAGATCTCATTACAAAG GAAGCTTCCTTTGAATACCTTCAAAATGAGGGAGAACGTCTTCTGTTGGAGGCCATGGATGAGTTGGAGGTGGCCTTCAGTAACACCAGTGTCCGCACAGACTGCAACCACATCTTCCTCAACTTCGTACCCACTGTCATTATGGACCCCTCTAAA ATAGAGGAGTCTGTTCGCTCCATGGTGATGCGCTACGGCATCCGTCTTTGGAAGCTGCGGGTCATGCAGGCTGAGCTGAAGATCAACATCCGTCTGACACCAACTGGGAATGCCGTTCCTATCCGCTTGTTTCTTACTAATGAGTCTGGCTATTACTTGGACATCAGCCTGTACAAGGAGGTCACTGACCCAAGTTctggacag ATCATGTTCAAGTCATATGGAGATAAGCAGGGTCCTCTGCATGGCATGCTGATCAACACTCCGTATGTGACCAAAGACCTGCTGCAGGCCAAGCGCTTCCAGGCTCAAACTCTGGGGACTACATACGTATATGACTTCCCCGAGATGTTCAGACAG GCACTGTTTAAGCTGTGGGGTCCAGGGGACAAACACCCTAAAGACGTGCTGATGTGCACCGAGCTGGTTCTGGACCCTCAAGGTCGACTCGTGCAGATGAACCGCCTGCCTGGAGACAATAAT GTGGGAATGGTTGCATTCAGGATGAAGATGAAGACTCCAGAGTACCCAGAGGGCAGAGATATCATTGTCATCTGTAATGACATCACTCACATGATCGGCTCATTTGGTCCTCAAGAGGATGAGCTGTTCCTCAGGGCGTCTGAGTTGGCTCGTGCTGAGGGCATCCCCCGCATTTACATAGCAGCCAACAGTGGAGCGCGCATTGGCCTCGCTGAAGAGATCAAACACATGTTCCAGGTGGCCTGGATTGACCCCGCTGACCCCTACAAG GGTTTCAAGTACCTTTACCTGACACCGCAGGACTACACACGTATCAGCTCCACCAATGCTGTTCACTGTCACCATGTAGAGGAAGGTGGAGAGTCCAG GTACATCATCACTGACGTCATCGGGAAGGACGAAGGTCTTGGGGTTGAGAACCTGCGAGGTTCTGGCACCATTGCTGGAGAATCCTCTCAGGCCTATCAGGAGATTATTACAATTAGTATG GTGACATGTCGCGCTATAGGAATCGGAGCCTATCTGGTCCGTTTGGGACAGAGAGTGATTCAGGTGGAAAACTCTCACATTATCCTGACTGGAGCAGGCGCTCTTAACAAG GTTTTGGGCAGAGAGGTCTATACTTCCAACAACCAGCTGGGAGGGATCCAGATCATGCACAATAATGGAGTCACACACAGCACTGTGCCAGATGACTTTGAGGGCGTCTTCACCATCCTCCAGTGGCTCTCCTATATGCCAAAG AACAAACACTCCCCTGTGCCTGTTATAGCAACTACAGATCCAGTGGACAGAGAGATAGAATATACTCCTACAAAAGCACCGTATGACCCCCGCTGGATGCTGGCCGGGAGACCTCATCCAA CGGGGAAAGGTGCCTGGCAGAGTGGTTTCTTCGACCACGGCTCTTTCATGGAGATCATGGGGTCTTGGGCTCAGACAGTGGTAGTGGGCAGAGCACG GTTAGGAGGAATTCCACTTGGTGTCATTGCTGTTGAAACACGCACAGTTGAGTTCACAGTCCCGGCAGATCCAGCAAACCTGGATTCAGAATCCAAA GTTCTGCAGCAGGCTGGCCAGGTGTGGTTTCCAGATTCAGCTTTTAAAACGGCTCAGGCGATTTGTGACTTCAACCGTGAACATCTGCCTCTCATGGTGTTTGCCAACTGGAGGGGCTTCTCTGGTGGAATGAAGG ATATGTATGACCAGATACTGAAGTTTGGGGCCTATATCGTGGACGCCCTGCGTGAGTTCCGACAGCCGGTGCTGGTGTACATCCCACCACACGCTGAGCTGAGAGGAGGCTCATGGGTGGTGATAGACCCCACCATCAATCCACTGTGTATGGAGCTCTATGCAGACAGGGAGAGCAG AGGTGGTGTGCTGGAAGCTGAGGGTACAGTGGAGATCAAATTCAGGAGGAAGGACCTACTGAAGACTATGAAAAGACTAGATTCAGTCTATGCTAGTCTTGTTGAGCAGCTTG CTTCCCCAGAGCTGTCTGACAAACAGTGCCTAGAGCTGGAGTCAAAGCTCAAAGCAAGGGAGGAATTCCTGTTGCCCATCTACCACCAGGTGGCAGTGCAGTTTGTAGATCTCCATGACACCCCAGGCAGGATGCAGGAGAAGGGTGTCATTACT GATATTTTGGATTGGAAGAATGTGCGGACCTTCTTCTACTGGCGTCTGCGGCGCCTCCTGTTGGAGCAGGTGGTGAAGTGTGAGATTCTTCAGGCCAACAAGGACCTCAGTGATGGACACATGCAGTCCATGTTGCGACGCTGGTTTGTTGAAACAGAAGGAACAGTCAAG